The DNA sequence ttGGCTGTACAGCGTGTACAATTTTCTAGAAACGAAGGTTATCGATGTTATCGATGTTGCAGTAGTTATACTTCACTTGTCAATGCATTTAGAGAGATAAGCCTATTAAGAGATAGGCCTGCAAATGTAAGATATTACTTGGATGTTAGTTAATACTCTCAGCATCTGTGATGCGCCTTGTGTTTCTTTAGGTTTGTGACTACTGCGCATGCGTGTTAAATGACTCGGTGGTCGCTGGGAAGAAAGTGCGTTGGATGACACCACTACACACTGTATTGTAAGGATTGTGTAGTTGTATTAGTGCTTTAATTTACTAAAATGGCCGGGATTAAAGGTGAGCAGATACTGCTTTACTTAGGTATCAGTTGCCGCTTTTGGGTTCGGAAATCTAGATGAATAATTAATCCGTTTGGTATTTAATGTTAGCTAATCGTATGGTAAACGTTAGTTGCTAGCTTCTGGCTAGCTTTGAAAACACAGACACGATTGTGCATGATTTGTAATCACAATAGGCCAACTTTAACTCTCACGTTGCCAATATTATATTGTCTATGTTAAGAGTGGATCGTTGTAATAAAATTGattggttagctagctagacatGGCTAGgtagtgttggtgtgtgtaattATGTAGCTAACTTGCTAACAGTATCTTAGTCATCCAGCTAAAGTAAATTAGCCACGCTTGCTTGCTTGTGCTATTCCAAGGCTTTCCATACTTAGCTGGCAGAAGTGACTGTTTCCATTTGCAGTCGGCAGTTAAACCTTAaatgctagctaatgttatctAAGTAGCTCCTCGCAAACACTTTCATATCCTGTGTTTGTGGATGGATCGGACTAACGTTGCTAGTAACGTGGTCCGACTGTGCTATTGTTATGCGAAAAGGTAAACACCATCTGTCTATATTACAGGGTAAAATACGCGACGCCAGTTACTCTTTGTTGCTCAATGGTAGTCGGCAAGGTTGGTTTAAATGCTATCTGGCTTGCTTCAATCATTCTCCATTCTATGTCGAAAACTGTGCGATCATCTGATCTGTCACATGAGGGTACCGGTGAAGGATTAGTTTTAAGTCCTGGGGCACAGACACTCTTTCTCAGTGAGATTTGCATTTCCCGTTAATGTAATAGAGGATTGGGGTTTCACATATTCCTCCCAAGTGTTCGAGTTATTGATTCGGTTCATATCATGCAGAAGATAATGAGTACGCGCTTATCGGCGAGAAGTACACTTTCTTTTCAGTCGGTCGTCTTTTTTGTATCCTTGACCACACAGATACTATCACATGAAACGAATGGTGCTAATGGGAATACTTTGCTACAATTTTTGAGCAGTGGATGAGCCCTTATTTACTGTTCTGCTTTATAACAATTATCCAAATGTTACTCGCACAAATCACAGTAAAGTTGGCTGCTATATTTTCAACTTCAcatttatggtaaatggttgacatttatatagctctttagaattgatgcttctcattcacccattcatacacatcaacagcgattggctaccatgcaaggcaccaaccagttcaTCAGAGGTCTTACTCAGGgtcacttcaacacaccctggGTGGGCGGTCAAACCGGCAACCTGACTGCCTGAACCAATGTCCACCAATAATGTTGTTGACAGCATGCCAGCTTTTCTAAGCTTAATGACACCACTCAGGATCTGCATCCATTTGTGAAGAGCATGCATGGTGTATTTGGTGACAGCTTTCAAACAACAGGGAGCTTTTCCTGATTTGCGGGGAGAGGTTCCCACCCAACACCTCTGGGCTACAATAAGTAGCCATGAGCTAAGTAACCATTAAAAAGCACAGGGTGTGGGATaacatttatgcattttcagACAGGAGGTTTGATGGATTATGTCTCGGATAGAGCCCTACATCTTTACAATAGGTTGTGTTGACTTTTTAAATTTAGGTTTGACCTCTTGCTTCATAGGATATGTGTACAATTGTAAACATACAATGTTGTGTTTGCATTGCAAAGGTAATGGCAATGCCCAGGATAATTCACAAGTGTGTTCTGTTGTCTGTAATACCATTGAAATGTTATACGATTTTGCTGGTTTTCCAATGGTTATAAAGTGCTCTTTGTCCTTCCTGCCACTGTAGCTCTCATCAGCCTGTCCTTTGGGGGTGCTGTTGGACTCATGTTCCTAATGCTGGGATGTGCCCTGCCTGTGTACAAGTGAGTGCTGATCTTTTCTTTTCACGCTTTTTTGCAGTTGATCAGTTTCCTggttttggaggagaaagacagtgtgtgtgaggatgggATGAGGGGGTGTGTAGAATGAGTATGAGAGAGAAGTGCCCACCTGTTCAATGATTTGTCAGTGCTGCATGaatctcttttttatttatttaacccatGTTTAGTGTAtatgggggctgtgtgtgtgtgtgtgtgtgtgtgtgtgtgtgtgtgtgtgtgtaatccctGACCAAAATTGTCCTTTATACTGGGGATTGCGCTGCTAACTGATGAAGACTTGTTAGTGACTGGATAGATATAATTGCTCAATTGAGAACAGCGTATAAGCTTGATGCCAGCTGACATGTTTAATGTGCTTTTGGATGTGCGCAGTACGGTAATTGAGGGCAGAAGCTTAGCTCTTGCCAGCTGTAATGTGATTTTGCCTGTTCCGCTCTCCCTACGCAGTAAATACTGGCCGCTGTTCGTCCTCTTCTTCTACATCCTGTCTCCTCTGCCCTACTGTATCTCAAGACGGGTGGTGGATGACACAGACTCCGCCAGCAATGCTTGCAAAGAGCTGGCCATCTTTCTCACCACTGGAATCGTGGTGTCGGCTTTCGGGCTTCCCGTCATTTTCGCGAGAGCAGAAGTGGTAATTTTAtctcttgttttcttttgtttttttttgctttattaacTGCTGAAATCATGATTTTAGTTTTAGGTCCCACCTcttgcattttttaatttttatatttgattGTATACTGCACATTTTATGAAAACCTTTAGTTTCCATATAAAACTTTGGTCTCATAAATCTGACAATGGGTTCTGTACTGAGCTGtcaatcatttatttgtttgagcCAACCTTTTGTTTACCCGCGACAGCAGAGAAAGATGATTGGTTGAAATCATCTAGTCACTGCACTGCGCTTCCTAACCCTACACATTGTTGGGGGAGACTTTCTCTCATGGCTGTGCAGTATTATTCAGCTGCATGATTGCATTATTATTTCTGCAGTTTAGGTGACAGCCCAATCAATACATGCAGTAAACAGCAACGGTAATACAGACACTGTTTGTGTAGCAGAGCTTATGCTGTCAAAGGGTAGCACGCCGAGATGGATTAACTGATTGATGTgcataattataaaaaaagttAAGAATAACGTTTTTGTTCAGTAGTTCTGTGCTGAAACCTCAGGCCTGGTCATTAGAGGCATCAGGAGCGACATAAGAACACATCTGAATTGTGCCTGTTTCCAAATTACAGATAGCTTGGGGAGCCTGCGCACTAGTGCTAACAGGCAACGGCATCATCTTCGCCACCATCCTGGGCTTCTTCCTGGTCTTCGGGTCTAACGACGACTTCAGTTGGCAACAGTGGTAAAGCTGCGTGGGACCTGCTTCCAAACTCTCAGACTAttgttactactgctactgtttttattattattgttattattgtaaatgtcattattatttaaaagacCGGCCATCTGcaaacaaggacacacacacacacacacacacacacacacaagaaaaaccAGTGCAATAATTTTAATTGTGTTACTATTTTTCCAGCATGTTAGAAGGTGCTGGAATCTGACTTACACTCGGACAGTTGTTTATTTCTCTTGCAAACAAACTTCCCTTGAATGTAACGAACAATAAAGGGCGGCCGAGAGCTTCTCCTGGGCCCCCTCATGGCACAGAAAACGCAAGACCCACCAGGCCTTAGAGCAAGCAGCGGCTACATTTCACAGTTCCATGTTAATACCCATATACATCTGAGGACATGCGCTTTTAATAGGAAGTTAACCAAAATGTGTAACAGTCTTTCGCAATGTGGTCAACCCTTCAGATCCCGTGTCTGCGTTTGTATGCTTCACTGAAGGATGAGAAGAGTTGACCctgtcagaggagaagatgTACACAGAAATGAGCGGTCACCTGAGGTTTGAAACCTGTACTCATCTATGAGTACATATAATGAGTGCGTACCTGgttcaataaaattaaatacaggGCTTTCCCCAATGTAGAGACTGCTTTTTACTCCCTGCACACAGGCTATCAATGTTTGCAAAACACACAATCGATTGTCTTGGTTGTTTGTCTTGAGTCAGGACTGTCCTAAACATTGACGTCATTTGATGTCAAGTGCATTGAAAGGGATTCACTGTatgtgctgtgctgctgttgACAAATTAACAGGTATTTGATAGATATAAGGCTGAGGCATTGTCCAATGCAACGTGTGCATTCATAGGCAGAACTAATGCCAATCCCTTGCTATTGTATTCACTGACATGGAGAGATGCTTGTAACAAACTTAAGTTTCAGGTGCACCATGTTCAACCGAGTCACTGCAACCTAATGAAAGTGTGTCCTGGTTCCCTGGCGACTTTTCAGAGTGCTATACCCTGGAGCCATACTCTGAAAACCCTCAATTTTGGCACATTCTTGCTTATAGTAGCACATACGCTGTCGCCTGCTtatcaaaaaatgtttgaaaataaattgaaatggcCCCTTTGTTGTTAAGATCAACGGTATGGcgagtatttatttttcaagggtCAGAAATGTTACCATATgacatttttttggaaagacTGTTACATATTGTAAGTTAACGGCAGTTTAAATAGAGGAATTCTATTTGCCCACGTGAACCGCACCTTATACTCTTCACATACGACGCACTGACGCAGCTAAGTAGTGCTTTTACCTTTTCTGTTGAATTCTATGTGTTTATTCTAAACGTGTCAGTTTCTAAAATGGTGAATATTTATGTAATTACAATTTCTGTACTTTCATCTCATTATTGTTTTATGCTACTGTTGTCTTCAGAGTAGTTTCTCACCTTCATCGTTGTGACCTGGCTTATTCAAAATGTCTTGGGAGAATGCCAATTAGAAAACATGAGgggtatttttttgtttgtttttgttttcttgattACAGGTTTTCTAGTGGCAcccagattttaaaaaaatgtatttgtaacgAGATAAAAGTTGAATGCGTATTTTATTGCACGTTACCCCCAACATACAGTGGGTGCACTGGGCATCAGGacacatatttattatttgttattattttccaaTAACAAGCAGCCATTAGTTTGTGATGTCATATTACCTGTAGATTGAAAATCACTTGCGGATTCCAACCCACTTCCCCTCAGAAAGAAATATAATCTTATgtcaaacacagggagaatTGTTTTATATACATGGGTAACAAAAGTTGATCAAAATGCTGGTTTGTAGATGACCTCAAAAGTATTATGCCTAATGTATTTTGCATCAGTGTGAACTTACCAGTTTGGGGTCAGTTTTGTTTCAATACAGTcaatttaaatttgtttaaggaagaacacaaaatgttccactgaattgaattaattgaaatgcCATTGACCACAACCCTGGAACATCTGATGCAAGCTGTTCTAATGTGGCACTGTTCATACTCTTCGTCATTTCTGTCACCTTATAATTTCACTTTTGCTGTTCATCACTGTTATGTACACATAAAATGATTAAGAGTATTGTGATTTGACGAAATATTTTATGGACGTACCTATTTATACGTGTGGATGTGTTACAGCAGTGGGATTCATGGGTACAAATTTAAGTAGCATTTTGTtgattcatgcatttattttactaAAAGCTTTGTTATCatttgtagtttatttttttatatctatAAATATGTTGATCAGATGTGCCGAACCATTTCATAGTGTTGAATCTGGAATCCTTTTTGTGggagaaaaaataaaggaatcaCATTTTGTAACATTTGGACTGATTGATTGAAATGATTGCTTATTATGCCGGGCTTGCTGTATTCTGACATTACTGTCTTGTATTgcgtttttttaattgtttttatataGCTATAGGATTGTTTACAGTGTAAAATCTGAATTGGTAGACATTATTGACATCTATTTATTAACCGAATGAGAACGCAGCCTTGCACACAGCGGATAAATTAATTGagataaaatgtgatctaaccTGGATATGATACAGAACAAGGGAATACAGAAGCTCTTCCGTGGCATTTCGGAAGTGCTACACAAGCTCTTCCGCTGTGTCTCGTGTGGGAAAGATGGCGAGTGGTGGAGCGGCTGTGGCTTCCCTGTGGACCGAAGTAAACCGCTGCGGACAGAATGGGGATTTCACTCGAGCTCTGAAATCCGTCAATAAAAgtaatgttgtttatttatatgttgTGGGGGAAGCATCATTTTCTCTGCCATTGCGATTGTAAACAGGTGTCCGGATATTTTCATTTGGGCTAAAGTTAGCTATCCATATCAGCATTTTTG is a window from the Conger conger chromosome 8, fConCon1.1, whole genome shotgun sequence genome containing:
- the leprotl1 gene encoding leptin receptor overlapping transcript-like 1 isoform X1, which translates into the protein MAGIKALISLSFGGAVGLMFLMLGCALPVYNKYWPLFVLFFYILSPLPYCISRRVVDDTDSASNACKELAIFLTTGIVVSAFGLPVIFARAEVIAWGACALVLTGNGIIFATILGFFLVFGSNDDFSWQQW
- the leprotl1 gene encoding leptin receptor overlapping transcript-like 1 isoform X2 is translated as MAGIKALISLSFGGAVGLMFLMLGCALPVYNKYWPLFVLFFYILSPLPYCISRRVVDDTDSASNACKELAIFLTTGIVVSAFGLPVIFARAEVIAWGACALVLTGNGIIFATILGFFLVFGSNDDFSWQQ